One genomic segment of Clostridium estertheticum subsp. estertheticum includes these proteins:
- the spoIIIAF gene encoding stage III sporulation protein AF, protein MIELLKVWVTNITIAIFFITAVEMILPDNNMKKYAKFVLGLMLIVVIIKPIIKIFDKNFDLNSYSNKATSYIEGSTQPSDMKKYKDINIVNTTENFKKNLQKECITNLEQTYPENKYNADVDVVYDSKNGVFNINRVKIDVVDSGVQSIKSIKIDTQSVDASNNNVLTNTQGKQIKKFLSNKLKISDDVITVYKVNS, encoded by the coding sequence TTGATTGAACTATTAAAAGTCTGGGTAACAAATATTACTATAGCTATATTTTTTATTACTGCTGTAGAGATGATTTTGCCAGACAATAACATGAAAAAATATGCAAAATTTGTATTGGGTTTAATGTTGATTGTTGTAATAATAAAGCCTATAATAAAAATCTTTGATAAGAACTTTGATTTGAATTCTTATTCTAATAAAGCAACAAGTTACATTGAGGGAAGCACTCAGCCTTCAGACATGAAGAAATATAAAGATATTAATATAGTAAATACAACAGAAAATTTTAAAAAAAATTTACAAAAAGAGTGTATTACAAATTTAGAGCAGACCTATCCAGAAAACAAGTACAATGCTGATGTCGATGTTGTTTATGATAGTAAAAATGGAGTTTTCAATATTAATAGGGTAAAAATTGATGTTGTTGATAGCGGGGTTCAAAGTATTAAAAGTATAAAAATTGATACACAAAGTGTGGATGCTTCTAATAACAATGTTTTAACAAACACTCAAGGGAAACAGATAAAGAAGTTTTTAAGTAATAAACTTAAAATATCTGATGATGTTATAACTGTTTATAAAGTAAATTCATAA
- a CDS encoding SpoIIIAH-like family protein, with protein MNKKQSGIIVTLVVLIVFAGYLATKVNGPLYVNDSDFSNEKSAISLKDTKTASTASTYFVEAKLSRNQDNDKTLQTIKTLIDDANTPTDQKKVASKQYLNISMAAQNQSDIELALKAQGFEESMCSIVNDKVQVVIKTDKKQLTDEQLRSIKDIVMSKTKLEKIEVKIKQ; from the coding sequence ATGAATAAAAAACAGTCAGGTATAATTGTTACGTTGGTAGTGCTTATTGTGTTTGCAGGGTATCTTGCAACGAAGGTAAATGGTCCATTGTATGTAAATGACAGTGATTTTAGCAATGAGAAAAGTGCAATATCTTTAAAAGACACCAAAACTGCTTCAACTGCTTCGACTTATTTTGTAGAAGCAAAATTATCAAGAAATCAAGACAATGACAAAACGCTTCAAACTATTAAAACTTTAATTGATGATGCCAATACTCCAACAGATCAAAAGAAAGTTGCATCTAAGCAATACTTAAACATATCGATGGCAGCTCAGAACCAATCAGACATCGAACTAGCATTAAAAGCTCAAGGGTTTGAAGAATCAATGTGTAGTATAGTTAATGACAAAGTACAAGTAGTAATTAAAACTGATAAAAAACAACTTACAGATGAACAGCTTCGAAGCATTAAAGATATTGTCATGAGTAAAACAAAACTAGAAAAAATTGAAGTTAAGATTAAACAATAA
- the spoIIIAG gene encoding stage III sporulation protein AG: MNRGNESSKNDKSKKSDKLLGNIVLLILVAVVIVLASSSFKSSKPTSTAQTTIDTETQKNATAKVTNTAAVNDYEAQLESKLKLTLEGMEGVGKVQVMIYFESGEESVPAVNVNDSKSVTKEDDKAGGTRNITQDNNGSTVVMENNGSANEPLIVKKIKPIITGVCVVAEGSGVKITELRIRQAVINLFNLPENKVNVYPMNK, from the coding sequence ATTAATAGAGGTAATGAAAGTAGCAAAAATGACAAAAGCAAAAAGTCTGATAAACTATTAGGAAATATAGTATTACTGATTTTAGTGGCAGTTGTAATAGTATTAGCAAGCAGTTCATTTAAGTCATCAAAGCCAACTTCAACTGCACAGACTACAATAGATACAGAAACACAGAAAAATGCAACTGCGAAGGTAACCAACACGGCTGCAGTGAATGATTATGAAGCACAACTAGAAAGTAAACTTAAATTAACCCTTGAAGGGATGGAAGGGGTTGGAAAGGTACAAGTGATGATCTACTTTGAGAGTGGAGAGGAAAGTGTCCCTGCAGTAAATGTTAATGATTCTAAAAGTGTTACAAAAGAAGATGATAAAGCTGGTGGAACAAGAAATATAACTCAAGATAATAATGGGAGCACTGTAGTTATGGAGAATAACGGGAGCGCGAATGAACCGTTAATTGTAAAAAAAATAAAGCCAATTATTACTGGCGTATGTGTAGTGGCAGAAGGATCAGGTGTGAAAATTACAGAACTTAGGATTAGACAGGCAGTGATTAATTTATTTAATTTGCCTGAGAACAAAGTTAATGTATATCCTATGAATAAGTAG
- the spoIIIAE gene encoding stage III sporulation protein AE, translated as MKKRNMKRLNMKKILLILLFLLSLNISVQAAEIGKIGEKQQTEINNLYDYISNVKSQYEIFNDMQPQTFVEQFIKTGDNGLSFNKTSTFIIRYTFKEVIACMELIGSLMIIAIICAMLNNLQSAFNRESLSNIAYLACYGVMILMITKSFYVVAELAKNTIVSMSNFMSALIPVLMMLLASVGGFAEATLLDPVIMGFATVSSRIYVDIIIPIIFMSFVMQFVSSISSDYKIKNLTKLLKQTAIWIQGIVMTVFIAVITIRSIAAKTLDQVTIKTAKFAVDTFVPVVGKCLSDAISTVAGYSLLLKSAISGLGLIVLMVIVILPIIKLLIMAFLYKAAAALIEPISDNRTVECINSVGDSILLLMSCVISVSVMFFIMVAIVAATGKGIISG; from the coding sequence ATGAAGAAACGAAATATGAAGAGACTTAATATGAAAAAGATTTTACTGATTTTATTATTTTTATTATCTTTGAACATTAGTGTACAAGCTGCTGAGATAGGTAAGATAGGGGAAAAGCAACAAACTGAAATAAATAATTTATATGACTACATTTCTAATGTTAAATCTCAATATGAAATATTTAACGATATGCAGCCACAAACTTTTGTGGAGCAATTTATAAAAACTGGTGATAATGGTTTAAGTTTTAATAAAACATCAACTTTCATTATTAGATATACGTTTAAAGAGGTTATTGCATGCATGGAATTAATTGGGAGTCTTATGATTATTGCTATTATTTGTGCGATGCTAAATAATCTTCAAAGTGCTTTTAATAGAGAGAGTTTATCAAATATTGCTTACCTTGCGTGTTATGGTGTAATGATTTTAATGATAACTAAAAGTTTTTATGTAGTAGCAGAGCTTGCCAAAAATACGATTGTCAGTATGTCTAATTTTATGTCAGCACTTATCCCAGTACTCATGATGCTCCTAGCAAGTGTTGGTGGATTTGCAGAAGCGACGCTGCTAGACCCTGTAATTATGGGTTTTGCAACGGTAAGTTCTAGGATATATGTAGATATTATCATTCCTATAATATTTATGAGCTTTGTAATGCAGTTTGTTAGCAGTATATCTAGCGATTACAAAATAAAAAATCTAACAAAACTTTTAAAACAAACTGCCATTTGGATACAAGGAATAGTTATGACAGTGTTTATTGCGGTAATTACAATACGAAGCATTGCAGCAAAAACATTAGATCAAGTTACTATAAAAACAGCAAAATTTGCGGTAGATACATTTGTACCTGTAGTTGGAAAATGTTTATCAGATGCAATTTCTACAGTAGCTGGATACTCACTTCTTTTAAAGAGTGCTATAAGTGGGCTTGGGTTAATTGTTCTTATGGTAATAGTAATACTTCCTATTATAAAACTTCTGATTATGGCTTTTTTATATAAAGCAGCAGCTGCACTAATTGAACCAATAAGCGATAATCGCACAGTAGAGTGTATAAATTCAGTAGGGGATTCTATTCTTCTTTTAATGTCTTGTGTAATATCGGTAAGTGTAATGTTTTTTATAATGGTTGCGATAGTAGCGGCTACTGGAAAAGGTATAATATCAGGATGA